A part of Melittangium boletus DSM 14713 genomic DNA contains:
- a CDS encoding nucleotidyl transferase AbiEii/AbiGii toxin family protein, with protein MTEDFLRLSAHDRREALEVAAGQSTRPFHLLEKDVWVVWALNVMFSASFGEHLVFKGGTSLSKAFDAIRRFSEDVDLTYDIRALAGDLTGQGPHPIPSTRSQEKKWSKEIKERLTAWVGDQAFHTVEAAVRAERVPAKVSINPNDDHALLIEYEPLSEVTRYASPVVLLEFGGRATGEPCDPRQVHCDAAKALPDVIFPTATPRVMRAERTFWEKATAIHVLCAGGKLRGGDRFSRHWYDLVQLDKKGYVESALGEFSLAQAVAEHKSMFFAEKAAGVAIDYFEAVNGGLRLLPEGELLVRLKEDYRKMSEDGLLLDAAEPFETLLDVCRQIAARANARGPG; from the coding sequence ATGACTGAGGACTTCCTGCGGCTTTCGGCGCACGACCGTCGGGAGGCACTCGAGGTCGCAGCGGGGCAGTCCACACGGCCTTTTCATCTGCTGGAGAAGGATGTCTGGGTGGTGTGGGCATTGAACGTGATGTTCTCCGCTTCTTTTGGCGAGCATCTCGTCTTCAAGGGAGGCACCTCCCTATCCAAGGCCTTCGACGCCATCCGCCGATTCTCGGAGGATGTGGACCTCACCTACGACATCCGTGCTCTCGCGGGGGACCTGACGGGCCAGGGACCGCACCCAATCCCGTCGACGCGCAGCCAGGAAAAGAAGTGGTCGAAGGAGATCAAGGAGCGCCTCACGGCGTGGGTCGGGGATCAGGCATTCCACACGGTGGAAGCCGCCGTCCGCGCCGAACGGGTTCCCGCGAAGGTGAGCATCAATCCGAATGATGACCACGCCCTTCTGATCGAGTACGAGCCTCTGTCGGAGGTCACGCGTTATGCTTCGCCCGTGGTGCTACTGGAGTTTGGTGGCCGAGCAACGGGTGAGCCGTGTGATCCACGGCAGGTGCACTGTGACGCAGCCAAAGCCCTGCCCGATGTGATTTTCCCCACGGCAACCCCTCGCGTCATGCGCGCGGAGCGCACTTTCTGGGAGAAGGCGACGGCCATTCACGTCCTCTGTGCGGGGGGCAAACTTCGTGGGGGAGATCGCTTTTCTCGCCATTGGTACGACCTGGTCCAACTCGACAAGAAGGGGTACGTCGAGTCGGCTCTCGGGGAATTCTCCCTCGCGCAGGCCGTGGCCGAGCACAAGAGCATGTTCTTCGCGGAGAAGGCCGCTGGAGTAGCGATTGACTACTTCGAGGCCGTGAACGGAGGTCTTCGTCTTCTCCCCGAGGGAGAGCTCCTGGTGCGCCTCAAGGAGGACTACCGCAAGATGAGCGAGGACGGCCTTCTGCTCGACGCGGCCGAGCCATTCGAGACGCTCCTGGATGTTTGTCGCCAGATCGCCGCGCGTGCGAACGCGAGGGGCCCAGGGTGA
- a CDS encoding DUF3060 domain-containing protein, giving the protein MSKSIRSAAVAFTVCFAMAAGAQDTIQIGKDGNVKVHSGGSKVDVRGGNVKVESEGTRTTVGVERDGDDDKKDADDDSSSEIDITGAGRKETLACNGTTEVSISGSSNELTFTGVCKRVDVTGSSNKVTLDAVERIDVTGTDNTVTWKKAAGGRKKPKVSSTGTDNKVSQR; this is encoded by the coding sequence ATGTCGAAGAGTATTCGTTCCGCGGCCGTAGCGTTCACCGTCTGCTTCGCGATGGCGGCGGGCGCGCAAGACACCATCCAGATTGGCAAGGACGGGAACGTCAAGGTTCACTCGGGTGGCAGCAAAGTGGACGTGCGGGGCGGCAACGTGAAGGTCGAAAGCGAGGGCACCCGCACCACGGTCGGGGTGGAACGGGACGGCGACGACGACAAAAAGGACGCCGATGACGATTCCAGTTCGGAGATCGACATCACCGGCGCGGGCCGCAAGGAGACACTCGCCTGCAATGGCACGACCGAGGTGTCGATCAGCGGCTCCTCGAACGAGCTGACGTTCACAGGAGTGTGCAAGCGCGTCGATGTGACGGGCAGCTCCAACAAGGTCACCCTGGACGCCGTGGAGCGGATCGACGTCACGGGCACGGACAATACCGTGACCTGGAAGAAGGCCGCGGGCGGACGGAAGAAGCCCAAGGTGAGTTCCACGGGCACCGACAACAAGGTGTCCCAGCGATAA
- a CDS encoding kelch repeat-containing protein has protein sequence MQPDWVSGRLLFVVLCGVFTLSCERTVPLTSSAEALSLARAYFPELAADVTASPGVPLAPASAEQARALTDAGEYVEFLDARGQPVLRFHPSEVRDAHGQSRRGSVSLSGVREASRANEFEAEGARVGLVTEVSLAGLTAPLVVDPGWSSTASLASPRAQHASLLLPGGGVLVAGGVNRSGFVTSAERFDPETGTWASAGNPGIQGNVTSGVLLPTGKAFIMTDGGTSARIHEAATNTWSATGAMSASRSLSTVTLLSSGQVLVAGGSNLNTAELYDAATNTFTATGSMSVVRRAHTATLLRDGRVLVASGFNTLGEVPVAELYDPAAGTWSLAAPPLIPRHYASATLLPDGRILLAGGFTSAGITPHAELYDPVANTWTATGALLHPRNGHTATLLPNGKVLVQGGSDGARNAQAVSELYDPATGTWAAAGTMAVARENATATLLTTGQVLILGGFSSNPSLTFYSDVELYDASSDRWAPAGNLVQGRGSAAVLLPSGQVLAAGGRGASGVLGTAERYTRASNTWAPAASLATARERATLSLLPSGQVLAAGGGNGGGPLASAERYDPVADAWTPAGSMMAAREGHTATVLGSGRVLVVGGASTGAAELYDPAANAWSSAGSAATPRSRHAAVLLHDGRVLVAGGENGGAALASAELYDPASNTWAPAAGLSQARASFTLTLLPSGRVLAAAGTSLAAELASAEVYDPVSNTWAPAGTLASPRAFHSAALLPSGRLLVVGGQGPGGTGLATAELYDSATHTWKPASGLAAQRLRFDTVVLPSNEVLALGGQGAAGAWLASAELYEDTGAQPAWRPVVTGPDVVLRGCSARITGTLFRGISGASTGDYRDSATSFPLVRLQAAEGHRLWTLSGTEMAATGVTVSIPDSATPGAHTLSVFANARGGGRMVTVAENTEPVAEDLTVSIPYGESVNLSLVATDAETEPALTFVIVTPPAHGTLSGTPPSVTYTPEPGYLGPDSFTFQARDCGLDSNVATVTLAVVDQTPPEITCPADLVVEATEPAGAPVTYSPATATDNLTANPPVTYSWPSGSTLPTGKTTVTAIAEDAAGNQAMCSFTVTVQARVVSIAGGGCQATGGGTDAALVVLSVLAVWAGRRRRELAWTCVLVAALATTRASGQTPSSPLVAFDVERLRLSAAATDSLLVDSGRLLPQGGYRLGLLTHYERGILVLRGSDGFDRSLLHYRTSAWLMGAWSPVERLEVSARLPVILFQGGHGAETLVGVSTPSSSGLGTPEVGGRYALLRREEGAPVSLAVGLDVGLPGGRASAFGRQEHWAGFQFSPRVSLGREVGMFVLGASVGARVRSTEVEPGRAVGTELEQGLVVATRREGLRGELALQLAESLVHPDVAVELLGGVRLPMGHGLEVSALAGHGFTDIPGTPSWRAGVAVAWAHGPPREGGASVPNKTDRCPHERGSPENAGCPDRDSEGDGVVDRLDRCPNEPGVPSRQGCPEPVSPPVKEERLSLAGREIVFQVGLSRIEGDGTRILDELAELLKSRPDVSLRIEGHTDDSGLEQLNLTLSQERADGVRAYLIQRGIESSRLEARGYGPSRPIASNDTPEGRSQNRRVEFIIKN, from the coding sequence ATGCAGCCAGATTGGGTCTCGGGACGTCTCCTCTTCGTGGTGCTCTGCGGTGTCTTCACCCTCTCCTGCGAGCGGACGGTCCCCCTGACTTCCTCGGCGGAGGCGCTCTCCCTGGCGCGGGCCTACTTCCCCGAACTCGCCGCCGACGTGACGGCGTCCCCCGGAGTCCCCCTCGCGCCTGCTTCCGCCGAGCAGGCCCGTGCGCTCACTGACGCCGGTGAGTACGTGGAGTTCCTCGACGCGCGGGGACAGCCCGTCCTGCGCTTCCATCCCTCCGAGGTGCGCGACGCGCACGGCCAGTCCCGCCGTGGAAGCGTGAGCCTGTCAGGCGTGCGCGAGGCCTCGCGCGCCAACGAGTTCGAGGCCGAGGGGGCCCGCGTGGGCCTCGTCACCGAGGTCTCCCTCGCGGGGCTCACCGCGCCGTTGGTGGTGGACCCGGGCTGGTCGTCGACGGCCAGCCTGGCGAGCCCGAGAGCGCAGCACGCCTCGCTGCTCCTGCCCGGCGGTGGTGTCCTGGTGGCGGGCGGCGTCAACCGGAGCGGGTTCGTGACGTCCGCCGAGCGCTTCGACCCGGAGACTGGCACCTGGGCCTCCGCCGGCAATCCTGGCATCCAGGGCAACGTCACGTCGGGCGTCCTGCTTCCCACCGGGAAGGCGTTCATCATGACGGACGGCGGCACGTCGGCACGCATCCATGAAGCCGCGACGAACACCTGGTCCGCCACGGGGGCGATGTCCGCGTCGCGCAGCCTGTCCACCGTCACCCTCCTGTCCTCGGGGCAGGTGCTCGTCGCGGGAGGCTCCAACCTGAACACGGCGGAGCTCTACGACGCCGCGACGAACACCTTCACCGCCACCGGCTCCATGTCCGTCGTCCGCCGGGCGCACACCGCCACCTTGCTGAGGGACGGCCGGGTGCTGGTGGCCAGCGGCTTCAACACCCTGGGCGAGGTGCCTGTCGCGGAACTCTATGACCCCGCGGCCGGGACCTGGTCGCTGGCGGCGCCTCCCCTGATTCCCCGGCACTATGCGAGCGCGACGCTGCTCCCCGATGGCCGGATCCTCCTCGCGGGAGGATTCACGAGCGCGGGGATCACCCCCCACGCGGAACTCTATGACCCGGTGGCCAACACGTGGACCGCCACCGGCGCGCTCCTCCATCCGCGCAACGGGCACACGGCCACCCTGCTGCCCAATGGCAAGGTCCTGGTCCAGGGGGGCTCGGACGGGGCGCGCAACGCGCAGGCCGTGTCGGAGCTGTATGACCCGGCGACGGGAACCTGGGCCGCCGCCGGGACGATGGCGGTGGCTCGCGAGAATGCCACCGCCACCCTGCTGACGACCGGTCAGGTGCTGATCCTGGGAGGCTTCAGCTCGAACCCGAGCCTGACCTTCTATTCGGACGTGGAGCTCTACGACGCCTCCAGCGACCGCTGGGCTCCGGCCGGCAATCTGGTGCAAGGCCGGGGCTCCGCCGCCGTGCTGCTGCCGTCGGGACAGGTGCTGGCCGCGGGGGGCCGGGGCGCGAGTGGCGTACTCGGGACGGCGGAGCGCTACACGCGCGCGAGCAACACCTGGGCTCCCGCCGCCTCCCTGGCCACCGCGCGCGAGCGCGCCACGCTGAGCCTGTTGCCGTCCGGCCAGGTGCTCGCCGCCGGGGGTGGGAATGGAGGGGGGCCGCTGGCCTCGGCGGAGCGGTACGACCCCGTGGCCGATGCCTGGACGCCCGCGGGCTCGATGATGGCCGCCAGGGAGGGGCACACCGCGACGGTGCTGGGCTCGGGCCGGGTGCTCGTGGTGGGCGGCGCGAGCACGGGGGCGGCGGAGCTGTATGACCCGGCCGCCAACGCGTGGAGCTCCGCCGGTTCGGCCGCCACGCCCCGCTCGCGTCATGCGGCCGTGCTGCTGCACGACGGCCGGGTCCTGGTCGCGGGTGGCGAGAACGGAGGCGCGGCGCTGGCCTCGGCGGAGCTGTATGACCCGGCCTCCAACACGTGGGCCCCCGCCGCGGGTCTCTCGCAGGCACGGGCCTCCTTCACCCTGACGCTGCTGCCGTCGGGCCGGGTGCTGGCGGCGGCGGGGACCTCGCTCGCGGCGGAGCTGGCGTCGGCGGAGGTGTATGACCCGGTCTCCAACACCTGGGCCCCGGCGGGGACGCTGGCCAGCCCGCGCGCATTCCATTCGGCCGCGCTGTTGCCCTCCGGCCGGTTGCTGGTCGTGGGCGGTCAGGGGCCGGGGGGGACGGGACTCGCCACCGCGGAGCTGTACGACAGCGCGACCCACACCTGGAAGCCCGCGTCGGGACTCGCCGCCCAGCGGCTGCGCTTCGACACCGTCGTCCTGCCCTCGAACGAGGTGCTCGCGCTGGGGGGGCAGGGCGCCGCGGGCGCGTGGCTGGCGAGCGCCGAGCTGTACGAGGACACCGGGGCGCAGCCGGCCTGGCGTCCGGTGGTGACGGGGCCCGACGTGGTGCTGCGCGGCTGTTCCGCGCGCATCACCGGCACGCTGTTCCGGGGCATCTCCGGAGCCAGCACGGGAGACTACAGGGACTCCGCGACGAGCTTCCCGCTGGTGCGGTTGCAGGCGGCCGAGGGGCACCGGCTCTGGACATTGTCGGGCACCGAGATGGCCGCCACCGGCGTGACGGTGTCCATTCCCGACAGCGCGACGCCAGGCGCCCATACGCTCTCCGTCTTCGCCAACGCGAGAGGCGGCGGGCGGATGGTGACGGTGGCGGAGAACACCGAGCCGGTGGCGGAGGACCTGACGGTCTCCATTCCGTACGGCGAGTCCGTGAATCTGTCGCTGGTGGCGACGGATGCCGAGACGGAGCCCGCGTTGACCTTCGTCATCGTCACCCCTCCCGCCCATGGGACGCTGAGCGGCACGCCGCCCTCCGTCACGTACACGCCCGAGCCGGGCTACCTGGGGCCGGACAGCTTCACCTTCCAGGCACGGGACTGCGGCCTGGACAGCAACGTCGCCACCGTGACGCTCGCCGTGGTCGACCAGACGCCTCCGGAAATCACCTGCCCGGCGGATCTGGTCGTGGAGGCGACGGAGCCCGCGGGGGCGCCGGTGACGTATTCCCCCGCCACCGCGACCGACAACCTCACCGCGAATCCCCCGGTGACGTACTCGTGGCCCTCGGGGAGCACCCTGCCGACGGGGAAGACGACGGTCACCGCGATAGCGGAGGATGCGGCGGGCAATCAGGCGATGTGCTCGTTCACCGTGACCGTTCAAGCCCGGGTGGTGTCGATTGCCGGCGGCGGCTGTCAGGCCACCGGTGGCGGCACGGACGCGGCGCTGGTCGTGCTATCGGTCCTTGCTGTGTGGGCGGGACGCCGGCGCCGTGAACTGGCATGGACCTGTGTGCTCGTCGCGGCCCTGGCCACCACCCGCGCCTCGGGGCAGACGCCCTCCAGCCCCCTGGTGGCGTTCGACGTGGAGCGCCTGCGCCTCAGCGCCGCCGCGACGGACTCGCTGCTGGTGGACTCCGGACGACTGCTTCCCCAGGGCGGCTATCGCCTCGGCCTCCTGACCCACTACGAGCGCGGCATCCTGGTGCTGCGAGGCAGTGATGGGTTCGACCGCTCCCTCTTGCACTACCGGACGTCGGCCTGGCTCATGGGGGCGTGGTCTCCGGTGGAGCGCCTGGAGGTGTCCGCCCGGCTGCCGGTCATCCTCTTCCAGGGGGGCCATGGCGCGGAGACGCTGGTCGGGGTCTCCACCCCTTCGTCCTCGGGGCTGGGGACGCCGGAGGTGGGAGGGCGCTACGCGCTGCTCCGGCGCGAGGAAGGGGCGCCGGTGTCCCTCGCGGTGGGGCTCGACGTGGGGCTGCCGGGGGGACGGGCGAGTGCGTTCGGACGCCAGGAGCATTGGGCCGGGTTTCAGTTCTCGCCCCGCGTCTCGCTGGGGCGCGAGGTGGGAATGTTCGTGCTGGGGGCCAGCGTGGGCGCGCGGGTGAGGTCGACCGAGGTCGAGCCGGGTCGCGCCGTGGGCACCGAGCTGGAGCAGGGGCTGGTGGTGGCCACCCGGAGGGAGGGCCTTCGCGGCGAGCTGGCCCTGCAACTGGCGGAGTCGCTGGTGCACCCGGACGTGGCGGTGGAGTTGCTCGGGGGAGTGCGGCTGCCCATGGGACATGGCCTCGAGGTGAGCGCGCTCGCCGGACATGGCTTCACCGACATCCCGGGGACGCCCTCATGGCGGGCGGGGGTGGCGGTCGCTTGGGCTCACGGCCCTCCGCGTGAGGGCGGTGCCTCCGTGCCCAACAAGACGGACCGCTGTCCTCATGAGAGGGGCTCGCCGGAGAACGCGGGGTGCCCGGACCGGGACTCGGAGGGCGATGGCGTCGTCGACCGGCTGGACCGGTGCCCGAACGAGCCGGGAGTGCCGAGCCGGCAGGGCTGTCCCGAGCCGGTCTCGCCTCCGGTGAAGGAGGAGCGGCTCTCCCTGGCGGGCCGGGAGATCGTCTTCCAGGTGGGCCTCTCCAGGATTGAGGGGGACGGCACGCGCATCCTGGATGAGCTCGCCGAGCTGCTGAAGTCGCGGCCCGATGTCTCGCTCCGCATCGAGGGCCATACGGACGACTCGGGACTGGAACAGCTCAATCTCACCCTGAGCCAGGAGCGTGCGGATGGGGTGCGGGCCTACCTCATCCAGCGCGGCATCGAGAGCTCTCGCCTGGAGGCCCGGGGCTACGGTCCGTCCCGTCCCATCGCATCGAACGACACGCCGGAAGGTCGAAGCCAGAACCGCCGCGTGGAGTTCATCATCAAGAATTGA
- a CDS encoding AAA family ATPase: MATAEQVKALIESHTKGDEPRFLAVAMQVAALEARQGHVRLAGELREIIDRAKEDGVKRPVPLAQPRGELGGLLAASYPKATLNELVVEPELRRRIDRLLHEQRQAEQLRSHGLGPRHRVLLVGPPGTGKTLCATVIAGELHLPLFKVVFESLVTKFLGETAAKLKLVFDAIRATRGVYLFDEFDAIGGQRTAGNDVGEIRRVVNSFLQLLEQDDSNSIVLAATNHPQMLDRALFRRFDDVIEFSLPSQAQAEDTMRNRLAPFDTGRLKWTRIRPAARGLSHALLARACDDAAKQAVLAGTREVSTEALIEALREQREFAAMK; this comes from the coding sequence ATGGCTACTGCCGAGCAAGTCAAAGCCCTCATCGAGAGCCATACGAAGGGAGACGAGCCTCGTTTCCTGGCGGTTGCCATGCAGGTCGCTGCCCTTGAAGCCCGGCAGGGCCACGTCCGGCTGGCTGGCGAGCTTCGCGAGATCATCGACCGAGCCAAGGAGGATGGGGTCAAACGGCCTGTCCCCCTCGCGCAGCCTCGGGGTGAACTAGGTGGGCTCCTTGCCGCGTCGTACCCGAAGGCGACCCTGAACGAACTCGTAGTCGAGCCCGAGCTTCGGCGCCGTATCGACAGGCTTCTTCACGAACAGCGTCAGGCGGAGCAGCTCCGGTCTCATGGACTGGGCCCGCGCCATCGAGTGCTGCTCGTCGGCCCGCCGGGCACGGGCAAAACATTGTGTGCGACCGTCATCGCGGGCGAGCTCCACCTGCCTCTCTTCAAGGTCGTGTTCGAGTCCCTGGTGACGAAGTTCCTGGGCGAGACGGCCGCGAAGTTGAAGCTCGTCTTCGACGCGATACGGGCAACCCGAGGCGTCTACCTCTTCGATGAGTTCGACGCGATTGGCGGGCAGCGCACGGCCGGGAACGATGTTGGTGAAATCCGGCGGGTGGTGAATTCGTTCCTGCAACTCCTTGAGCAGGATGATTCGAACAGCATCGTTCTCGCCGCGACCAATCACCCCCAGATGCTGGATCGTGCCCTCTTCCGTCGCTTCGACGACGTCATCGAGTTCTCACTGCCTTCCCAGGCCCAAGCAGAGGACACGATGCGAAATCGACTCGCCCCCTTCGACACGGGCCGCCTAAAGTGGACCCGGATTCGCCCCGCAGCTCGTGGGCTGAGCCATGCGCTGCTTGCGCGGGCGTGTGATGATGCGGCGAAGCAGGCCGTTCTCGCTGGAACGCGAGAGGTTTCGACCGAGGCGCTCATCGAGGCGCTCCGTGAACAGCGGGAATTCGCCGCGATGAAGTAG
- a CDS encoding monalysin family beta-barrel pore-forming toxin — MENLTTSSSEGALDLKRMKDFIAHERSAIVPAGTNRSNLVAASYPWATGDFGIDQYLKTLNPSQACWVNGETVYGDIYITSQNWGTYTRPLFAYLEFVDQYPIPNQVDLQHQVTQKSGLTSSFTTEVKSSYSVGAKIDIVNVGSSISTGFSQTQSWSQERDESWTTTLHGPGTFYIYQVVLVYAHCATSAANKCGANFKYKRTQQVNDWRTDLYYLSAIHKNDMIIVGPPTPPITPLTWDQVQQYVLIDHWNDWNFDYSAYNDPFRRY; from the coding sequence ATGGAAAACCTCACCACGTCCTCGTCCGAAGGCGCGCTTGATCTCAAGCGGATGAAGGACTTCATCGCCCACGAGCGCTCGGCCATTGTCCCGGCCGGAACCAACCGGTCCAACCTGGTGGCGGCGAGCTACCCCTGGGCCACCGGTGACTTCGGGATCGATCAGTACCTCAAGACGCTCAACCCCTCGCAGGCCTGCTGGGTCAATGGCGAGACGGTGTACGGCGACATCTACATCACCAGCCAGAACTGGGGCACCTACACCCGCCCGCTCTTCGCCTATCTCGAGTTCGTCGATCAGTACCCCATCCCGAATCAGGTGGATCTACAGCACCAGGTGACGCAGAAGAGCGGCCTCACCTCGAGCTTCACCACGGAGGTCAAGAGCAGCTACTCGGTGGGGGCGAAGATCGACATCGTCAACGTGGGCTCGAGCATCAGCACGGGGTTCTCGCAGACGCAGTCCTGGTCGCAGGAGCGGGACGAGTCGTGGACCACGACCCTCCATGGACCCGGGACCTTCTACATCTACCAGGTCGTGCTGGTGTACGCGCACTGCGCGACCTCCGCCGCGAACAAGTGCGGAGCCAACTTCAAGTACAAGCGCACCCAGCAGGTGAATGATTGGCGGACGGATCTCTACTACCTGTCGGCCATCCACAAGAACGACATGATCATCGTCGGGCCGCCGACCCCTCCGATCACGCCGCTCACGTGGGATCAGGTCCAGCAGTACGTCCTGATCGATCACTGGAATGACTGGAACTTCGACTACAGCGCCTACAACGATCCGTTCCGGCGGTACTGA
- a CDS encoding DUF6088 family protein, with protein sequence MAALAESIMKRAAALSEGTPLFAKEFLHLGSRAAVDQALSRLHRSGRLLRPERGVYVRPVETRFGVRPPSVSKVVEALASAKGKHIAPQGAASANALGMTTQVPVRTVYLTTGRSRRLTLGTQEVELRHASSWQVALPHRPAGQVIRALAWLGKEEGPKKLSSLRGKLSEGELQELAAMSGQLPTWMAEQIGALVHD encoded by the coding sequence ATGGCGGCCCTGGCTGAATCCATCATGAAGAGGGCGGCGGCTCTCTCCGAAGGCACGCCCCTATTCGCGAAGGAATTCCTGCATCTGGGTAGCAGGGCCGCGGTCGATCAGGCCTTGTCACGTCTCCATCGAAGTGGCCGGCTCCTCCGACCGGAGCGGGGGGTGTACGTGCGGCCTGTCGAGACGCGATTTGGCGTGCGTCCTCCGTCCGTGTCCAAGGTCGTCGAGGCGCTTGCTTCGGCGAAAGGAAAGCACATCGCTCCGCAGGGGGCGGCTTCCGCGAACGCACTGGGGATGACGACGCAGGTTCCGGTGCGGACCGTGTACCTGACAACGGGACGCAGCCGACGACTGACGCTGGGGACGCAAGAAGTCGAACTGCGGCACGCTTCCTCCTGGCAAGTGGCTCTACCCCATCGCCCAGCGGGCCAGGTCATTCGCGCCCTCGCATGGCTTGGAAAGGAAGAAGGTCCCAAGAAGCTGTCGTCCCTCAGAGGGAAGCTGTCCGAGGGTGAACTCCAGGAACTCGCCGCGATGAGCGGACAACTCCCGACGTGGATGGCCGAGCAGATAGGCGCGCTTGTCCATGACTGA